The Methanofervidicoccus sp. A16 genome has a segment encoding these proteins:
- a CDS encoding YqaA family protein, with amino-acid sequence MDIGSLKDVFLGLVEKYGLLGIFIIGFSEPIFQPFPTEIFMIFAISMGLDWRYVLLSALSGSLLGSTITYYLSSRYGERLALKLFKEEDYRKGEEFFRKYGVLGFIVISFTPIPFEVMCWVCGAFEMPFDRYILAILVSRVMKYGVFVLPFALWGSDIWELLRNVIS; translated from the coding sequence ATGGACATCGGATCCCTTAAAGATGTCTTTTTAGGGTTGGTTGAGAAGTACGGGTTGTTAGGTATCTTTATCATCGGTTTCTCTGAACCTATATTTCAACCTTTTCCAACGGAAATATTTATGATATTTGCTATCTCCATGGGTTTAGATTGGAGGTATGTCCTTCTCTCTGCCCTCTCAGGATCTTTACTTGGATCTACTATTACATACTACCTCTCCTCAAGGTACGGGGAGAGGTTGGCACTGAAGTTATTTAAGGAGGAGGATTATAGGAAGGGGGAGGAGTTCTTTAGAAAGTATGGGGTGTTAGGTTTCATCGTTATAAGTTTCACACCTATACCTTTTGAGGTAATGTGTTGGGTATGTGGAGCCTTTGAGATGCCCTTTGATAGGTATATCCTTGCCATCTTGGTGAGTAGGGTGATGAAGTACGGGGTATTTGTGCTTCCCTTTGCACTCTGGGGCTCGGATATCTGGGAGTTGTTGAGAAATGTTATAAGTTAA
- a CDS encoding DDE-type integrase/transposase/recombinase — protein sequence MLRVKDIIKELKIFKRNKIPIEIKTLAIATYIQTSSVRRTARILSEIYPVSKTSVWNWINKFKEELSITTEERERDLIAVDETVVKGGGKHYYVYSAVDVERNELILMRVYTIRNHLITRSFVKKVLKYCRGEPKFLIDKAPWLISALKSLNLNFEHQTFGRGSLIESVFSSLKQRVKIFFCSINAKNPVRNWNFFCRLFVLYYNKLRWCLC from the coding sequence ATGCTAAGAGTAAAAGATATTATAAAGGAATTAAAAATCTTTAAGAGGAACAAAATACCTATAGAAATTAAAACACTCGCCATTGCAACCTACATTCAGACATCTTCAGTAAGAAGAACTGCCAGAATTCTTTCAGAGATTTATCCAGTCTCAAAAACATCAGTTTGGAACTGGATAAATAAGTTTAAAGAAGAATTATCCATTACAACAGAGGAAAGAGAAAGAGATCTAATAGCGGTGGATGAAACTGTTGTTAAAGGTGGCGGGAAGCACTATTACGTTTATTCAGCTGTAGATGTTGAGAGGAATGAATTAATTTTAATGAGAGTCTATACAATAAGGAATCATCTAATTACGAGGTCCTTTGTAAAGAAAGTACTGAAGTACTGTAGGGGTGAGCCTAAATTCCTTATAGATAAAGCCCCATGGCTAATTAGTGCTCTAAAAAGTCTTAATTTAAACTTTGAACATCAGACCTTTGGGCGGGGGAGTTTGATAGAATCGGTGTTTTCTTCTCTGAAGCAGAGGGTAAAGATCTTTTTCTGCTCTATTAATGCTAAAAATCCTGTTAGAAACTGGAACTTCTTTTGTAGGTTATTTGTTCTGTATTATAATAAACTGAGGTGGTGTTTATGTTAA
- a CDS encoding HypC/HybG/HupF family hydrogenase formation chaperone, whose translation MCLAIPCKVVEIFEENGERYAIAEYKGVRQKAKLTLLEDVKVGDYILIHTGYALEVLSEEDAKLSLEAWEELFEALSEMEEKEDKEQ comes from the coding sequence ATGTGTTTAGCAATACCATGTAAGGTTGTAGAGATATTTGAGGAGAATGGAGAGAGATACGCCATTGCAGAGTATAAGGGAGTGAGACAGAAGGCTAAATTAACACTTCTCGAGGATGTAAAGGTTGGAGATTACATACTAATACATACTGGGTATGCCTTAGAGGTGTTAAGTGAAGAGGATGCAAAGTTAAGTTTAGAGGCGTGGGAGGAGTTATTTGAGGCTTTAAGTGAGATGGAAGAGAAAGAGGATAAGGAGCAATAA
- a CDS encoding phosphoglycerate kinase, producing the protein MFLTMDDFDFKGKRIALRVDINSPMDVNNYTILDDTRIRACKDTIEELSNEGAKIAILAHQSRPGKKDFTPLYPHAQKLSEVLGRNVEYVDDLFGSHALNTIERMEDGDIVLLENVRFYSEEVLKDWNTWDDSIPKKQGSTLMIKKLYPYFDYFINDAFAAAHRAQPSLVGLAYYMPAVAGRIMEREIKVLSKTLKDPDKPSIYILGGAKADDSIEVIKNVLKNDSADKVLTTGIVANIFLIGKGYDLGPNKDTIVNMGYLDLIDVARDLLDTYGDRIEVPLDVALNVDGERREVKLKRGERVTYPIYDIGSETIEYYDGIIREAKTIVANGPAGVFENKNFLKGTAEILKSIVKSKAFTVIGGGHLSAAATMVGVADQIDHISTGGGACIQFLAGKKLPVIEVLKKSYREYVAR; encoded by the coding sequence ATGTTCCTAACTATGGATGATTTCGATTTTAAGGGGAAGAGGATAGCCTTACGGGTAGATATAAACAGCCCTATGGATGTTAACAATTATACTATCTTAGACGATACGAGGATAAGGGCCTGTAAGGACACCATAGAGGAACTGTCTAATGAAGGGGCGAAGATAGCAATATTGGCACATCAAAGTAGACCGGGAAAGAAGGATTTTACACCTCTCTATCCACATGCCCAGAAGTTATCTGAGGTCTTAGGTAGGAATGTTGAATACGTAGATGATCTATTTGGATCTCATGCTTTAAACACTATAGAGAGAATGGAAGATGGAGATATTGTATTACTGGAGAACGTAAGGTTTTACTCTGAGGAGGTATTAAAGGATTGGAATACCTGGGATGACTCTATCCCAAAGAAACAGGGTAGTACATTAATGATAAAAAAGTTGTATCCCTATTTCGACTATTTTATAAACGATGCATTTGCAGCGGCACATAGAGCCCAGCCGTCCCTAGTAGGTTTAGCCTACTATATGCCTGCAGTTGCTGGAAGGATCATGGAGAGAGAGATAAAAGTACTTAGTAAGACCTTGAAGGACCCTGATAAACCTTCAATCTATATACTTGGAGGGGCTAAGGCTGACGACAGTATAGAGGTTATAAAGAACGTCTTAAAGAACGATTCTGCAGACAAGGTTTTAACAACTGGGATCGTTGCAAATATCTTCCTTATAGGAAAAGGCTACGATCTAGGACCTAACAAAGATACTATTGTAAATATGGGATACTTAGATCTCATAGATGTTGCAAGGGACCTTCTAGATACTTATGGAGATAGAATAGAGGTACCACTGGATGTTGCATTAAACGTAGATGGAGAGAGAAGAGAGGTAAAATTAAAGAGAGGGGAGAGGGTTACCTATCCTATATACGATATAGGTAGTGAAACTATAGAGTACTACGACGGGATAATAAGAGAGGCTAAAACAATTGTTGCAAATGGTCCAGCAGGTGTTTTTGAGAATAAAAACTTTTTAAAGGGTACTGCAGAGATACTGAAAAGCATAGTTAAATCTAAGGCGTTTACAGTGATAGGAGGAGGCCATCTATCGGCAGCTGCTACTATGGTTGGCGTTGCAGACCAGATAGACCACATAAGTACGGGAGGAGGAGCATGTATTCAATTTTTAGCAGGTAAAAAACTACCTGTGATAGAGGTGTTGAAGAAATCGTATAGAGAATACGTTGCGAGGTAG
- a CDS encoding pyruvate kinase alpha/beta domain-containing protein produces MSIKKSIVYFERAGVQNTEETLKLAVERAQELNIKDIVVASSYGDTARKLLDILEEKGLNLNVVVVTYHQGFHGEDVITMSEETMEELKRRGAKIFMGPHALSGVERAISNKFGGAYPVEIIAHTLRTFGHGLKVCYEITLMAVDGGLIKTKNDVIAIGGRSRGADTAVVIKPANLRNFFDIELREIICMPRDKRKMDE; encoded by the coding sequence ATGAGTATCAAGAAATCTATAGTATACTTCGAGAGGGCAGGGGTGCAGAATACAGAAGAGACTTTAAAGTTGGCAGTTGAGAGGGCACAAGAATTAAATATCAAGGATATAGTGGTGGCATCCTCCTATGGAGACACTGCAAGGAAACTCTTGGATATACTGGAGGAGAAAGGTTTAAATCTAAATGTAGTAGTGGTTACATACCATCAGGGGTTTCATGGGGAGGATGTAATTACCATGAGTGAGGAGACTATGGAGGAGTTGAAGAGAAGGGGTGCAAAGATATTCATGGGACCTCATGCCCTAAGTGGAGTTGAGAGGGCAATATCTAACAAGTTTGGTGGAGCCTATCCTGTAGAGATAATTGCCCATACATTGAGAACCTTTGGACATGGGTTGAAGGTATGTTATGAGATTACCCTGATGGCGGTAGATGGGGGGCTTATTAAAACTAAAAATGATGTAATTGCAATTGGTGGTAGGAGTAGAGGGGCAGATACTGCAGTTGTGATAAAGCCTGCAAATCTAAGGAACTTCTTCGATATAGAGTTAAGGGAGATCATCTGTATGCCAAGGGATAAGAGAAAGATGGATGAGTAA